The genomic segment GCTGGTTCGCCAATTGCGTGTCCTGCGACCGCAACTGCTGCAAACGGAATGTCTGCTCGGTGGACGTGCCTGATAGCACCATCATTCCCACCACGCCGCACACCAACAGCGCAACAATCAGCGACGCAAAACGAATGACACCCGGACGTGCCTTTGGCGCTACAACACGACGACCGCGTACAGACACAACCTGCTTTGACCCAGGTGTGTGCTGGAACCGACGCCGCTGCGGAATGCTTCTCGACGGCGTGAGCGTCGTCGTCCTCTTCCGCACCGGACGGTCGAGCAATGCAGTATTGCCACGGGTACCACTCGTTATTGTCATTGCATTACCTTCCTATTCGTTCCATTGCCCGAACCCGTACCGGGGCTGCCCGGGGGTTATCTTCCACTTCCTGCGCAGTTGCCTTCTCAGCACCGCGCGTTACCAGCCGGAACTTAGGGGCCGTGCCCGGCAGCTCCATCGGCAACCCGGGCGGAGATTGCGACTTTGTCATCTCCGCCAACTGTCGCTTCACAATCTTGTCCTCCAGCGACTGATAGCTCATGAACACCACTCGCCCACCAACAGTGAGTTCGTCAGCAATCATGGGAATCACCCGCTCTAGGGAATCCAGTTCGGCGTTCACCTCAACCCGCAGCGCCTGAAACGTGCGTTTAGCAGGATGACCACCGTGGCGTCGAGTAGCGGCCGGAATGGTCGCATACAGCAACTCCACAAGGCGAGCAGACGTTGTGAACGGTTCTTTCTCCCGCTCGCGCAGCACAGCTGACGCAATCTTGCCCGCGAAACGCTCATCTCCGTAGGTTTTCAGTACCCGCGCAAGGTCACCGTGCGAGTAGGTGTTCAACACCTCCGCAGCAGTGATTCCCTGTGAAGGATCCATACGCATATCCAGCGGAGCATCAGTTTTATACGCAAAACCTCGTTCCGTCTGATCCAATTGCATCGACGACACACCCAAATCAAACAACGCTCCTGATACCCCGTAGGTCCGAGCCCGCTCAAACGGCTCCCCCTCACCAGTTTCAATTGCCGTGCCTAGGCCATCAAAACGAGTGTGGTAAAAACCAAAACGCTCGCCGTAAGTGGCGAGTCGTTCCTGAGCTCCTTCAGCGGCTAATCGGTCCCTATCCAGGCCAATTACGCACGCCTTTGGAAAAGATCTCAAGAAAAACTCAGCATGCCCTCCGGCACCTAATGTGCCGTCAACAATGACTGCCTTGTCGCCCATTTCGCGAACAGGGTCTGCAATCAACTCAGTAACACGATCACGCAAAACTGGAACATGCCCGTGCATCTAGGTTGATCACCTCCTCATTCACAAAACAAACTGCCGGGGTGTGCGTAGGGCCCTGCCCGGGGTCATTGATCTGATGTTGGGGAAGTACACCAGAGCAACTCCGCCAAGCAGAGTCCGTACACACACTCCAACCTGCTACAGCAGACCACCCAAAACGTCGTCTTCAGCAGCAGAGAAGGCGGCTTCAGTTTCAGCCTGGTACGTTGCCCAAGCTTCGGCGTCCCAGATTTCCAGAAAATCCACTGAACCGATTACTACACATTCTTTGGTAAGACCCGCGTACTGGCGATGCGCCGCCGACAACGTAATTCGCCCATGTCCGTCTGGACGCTGCTCATCAGCACTGGCCGCCAAGTTACGAATAAACGCTCGCGCCTCGGGGTTCGTGCGAGAAACAGCGGCTGCTTTACGTGCCCGTGCCGCAAACTCCTCACGCGGATAAACCGCAAGACTGTGATCCTGCCCCTTGGTGATCATCAACCCGCCAGCCAGTTCCTCGCGGAATTTCGCCGGGAGAGTCAACCGCCCTTTGTCATCAAGCTTTGGAGTGTAGGTACCAAGAAACATGCTCGGCCCTACCTTTCCTCACTAACTCACTAGGGGCGCTCACCTTGAGGCTTGAAGCCACATAGTTGCGGGCCGATTGAAGCTCAACCGCCCCACCACTGCACCCCACCCTACCCCACTTTGCCCCACCAGCAACACTCAGCACACCATTTAGCAGATTTGACACACCTTTTGACGCTGGTCATACACTATTTTCCCGAGTGGGAGAAATTTTGAAAACAGCCAAAAATTTACCCCCAGCCGCCACTCTAAGTAACAATTTCCCCATCAATATGATTTGCCCTCAAATCCCCCAAAGCACAACATCTACACCCGCGAGCTGGGGATTTGCTGACCAAAATTGGCTGAGCGCCGCCTTAGGTGGGGCAAAGTGGGAGATGTGGGTGGGGAGAAGTGGGAACACAATGAATGCTCAGAAACAGCACAACCCCGACACGAAAAAAGCGGCCCCCGTGGGGGCCGCAGACGGTAGTATGGAATGTTCTAATGTTCGTCGAAGCGACGGCGGAAATTATCCTCCATCCGACTAGCAACACTGCTATTGCTGTCAGCAGGAGTCTGCCTTAGAAAGCGCTGTCGCCTCTCTATGGATTGACGACGTGCCCCACCCTGCAACATCCACATCGCCGCACCAAACATCAACAGGAATCCGACCACACTAATAGTGACAAACCATAAGTTTTGTTGACTTAAGGCAACTCCACCGACCAACAACACCAACCCAAGCATAAAAAGGGCAATGCCGCGGATAGTCAGTCCACCAGTCCGCGATTCTCCAGCAAACGCGCCAGCGTTTTTGACAGCGGCACTAAATTTTGGATCATCAGCCAAAAGGGACTGCTCAATCTCGCGAAGCATCCGCTGTTCCTGCTCTGAAAGAGCCACTGTTCCTCCCATTAATGCTCAGGCAATAGCTTTCTTATGGTGGCAACGTCTAGCGTAGCGCCAAAGTTCCCACCTAATCTACCTAGTGATTACGCCTCGCGCCGAGATCAACCATTTGCTGCCCCCGCTCCATTGCTTTCATACAACTATGCAACCTCAGAAACCCAGCCAGCCTCCGCATCTACTGAATCAAGAAAACCCCGCACACGCTGGACAAACTCACGCACTATAACCGGATCAACCTCGACTTCCATACCGCTAGACACCCGCGAGCGAAGCTTAGAAAAAGCCTTAAAATCAGCCGCCTGTTCCACCCCCGTTTCATCAACCAAAGCTAATTGATCCCACGCCCCGTGCGGTTTGCGCTTACGCTGAGCCACTGCACTGACCGCAATACGCGCACCCGCCGTCCGCAGCGCAGCCTGATATGCAAGTTCCAGCGCGGAGGCTTCGTCGCCCGCACGAAGCGCAACCTGGGACTGCGTGAGCAACACGTGCGCCTTCCCCAAAAACTCCGCACGCTTAGCTTCCCCGCGTCCGCCAAACCGTGTTGTTGCGGAAATAACCGTGGCCATCATCATCTCCTTTCTCCATCTTCCGATCGTGGCCTCACTATAAAATCCCCACCAGACACCACCTCTTCAATTTTCGATCATATGTTCGATAATTATGGCTATGCGCTGCGCTGAGCACCCCTTCCCCTCTCTCTTCTTCAGCGGCAAGACACAATTCATGATGAGATGGAGTAGTGCCTGTAACTATTCACACGCTGTCCCCCACCGAGTTCCTTGATCACTGCCCTCAACTCGTTGATGTGTACATCACTGCCATGGACTACCACCCCAAAGTAAGGGCTGTACGGAACACCGCGTGGCGCAACGCAGTGATGTTCCCGGAGTTTCGCGCGGTCTACGCACTGGATGGATCCAGGATCGTTGGGGTGGCGTATGGGCACTTAGGCCGGGCACAACAGTGGTGGCACAGCCAGATTCGACAGGCAGTCCGCAACAGCGATCCCCGCTCAGTGGCGCTCAACGATTATTTTGAGGTCGCCGAAGTCCACGTTCTCCCCGATTATCAGGGACGCGGTGTCGGCCGAGCCCTACTCACAGAGTTGCTGGCAGGCGTGAATTCCCCCTACGCCATCCTCTCTACCCCAGAAGTCGCCGGGGAAAATAACCGCGCGTTCGGCCTGTACCGTTCCTTTGGGTTTATGGATATTCTGCGCAATTTTCTCTTCCGCGGGGATGAACGCCCCTTCGCGGTTCTCTACCTCCGGCTGGAAAAATCCACAACAGAAAAGTCCCCAGAGTATTAACGAATTGCATCCTGCCCAGCATCGGTTCCCCATGCTGGTGCCATACCCAAATTATGAAGGACTTCTTGGGTAGCGCGAGCAAAGTTAAGGGTCATAAAATGCAGGTCCGGAGCCCCTTCCTCGATGAGGCGTTCGGCCATGGCTGTGGTGACCTCGATACCCACTTTGCGGATCTCATCGCGGTTTTTCTCTTCGTCCCCAGCCGCAGCTCGTTCCAGGCGTTCCTCCAATGCCGACGGCAGCGCCGCGCCAGAAAGTTCGACTTGGCGGCGCACAGACCTCAGACTCGTGATCGGCATCAGACCGGGGATCACAGGTTTGGTGCCGTGTTCGGGATCCGCCGCAGCGAGCCGGTCCCGCAACCGCAGGTAATGGTCCACATCAAAGAACATTTGCGTGATGGAGTACTGCGCCCCGGCGCGCAATTTCGCCAGGGTATAGTACGTGTCGTCTTCAAGGGTGCGGGCGCGGTGGTGCCCTTCGGGAAAAGATGCAATGCCAATGTCAAAGTGCTGGCATTCAGGCATGGCATGCACAAGGTCGATGAGTTCGTTGGCGTAGGAGTACCCGCCATTGGTGGTGCACCACTCGCCGAGGGGGTCCCCTGGCGGGTCGCCCCGCAAAGCGAGAAGGT from the Corynebacterium durum genome contains:
- the mraZ gene encoding division/cell wall cluster transcriptional repressor MraZ encodes the protein MFLGTYTPKLDDKGRLTLPAKFREELAGGLMITKGQDHSLAVYPREEFAARARKAAAVSRTNPEARAFIRNLAASADEQRPDGHGRITLSAAHRQYAGLTKECVVIGSVDFLEIWDAEAWATYQAETEAAFSAAEDDVLGGLL
- a CDS encoding DUF3040 domain-containing protein gives rise to the protein MALSEQEQRMLREIEQSLLADDPKFSAAVKNAGAFAGESRTGGLTIRGIALFMLGLVLLVGGVALSQQNLWFVTISVVGFLLMFGAAMWMLQGGARRQSIERRQRFLRQTPADSNSSVASRMEDNFRRRFDEH
- a CDS encoding SAV_6107 family HEPN domain-containing protein, giving the protein MMMATVISATTRFGGRGEAKRAEFLGKAHVLLTQSQVALRAGDEASALELAYQAALRTAGARIAVSAVAQRKRKPHGAWDQLALVDETGVEQAADFKAFSKLRSRVSSGMEVEVDPVIVREFVQRVRGFLDSVDAEAGWVSEVA
- the metF gene encoding methylenetetrahydrofolate reductase [NAD(P)H]; translation: MHPHNIPANLQVPISRAISLRSPGQVPFSVEFMPPRDDAAEARLWAAATTFHDLGACFVSVTYGAGGSTRERTSRVARRLAKQPLTTLVHLTLVDHTEDELRAILREYSELGLTNLLALRGDPPGDPLGEWCTTNGGYSYANELIDLVHAMPECQHFDIGIASFPEGHHRARTLEDDTYYTLAKLRAGAQYSITQMFFDVDHYLRLRDRLAAADPEHGTKPVIPGLMPITSLRSVRRQVELSGAALPSALEERLERAAAGDEEKNRDEIRKVGIEVTTAMAERLIEEGAPDLHFMTLNFARATQEVLHNLGMAPAWGTDAGQDAIR
- a CDS encoding GNAT family N-acetyltransferase, translating into MPVTIHTLSPTEFLDHCPQLVDVYITAMDYHPKVRAVRNTAWRNAVMFPEFRAVYALDGSRIVGVAYGHLGRAQQWWHSQIRQAVRNSDPRSVALNDYFEVAEVHVLPDYQGRGVGRALLTELLAGVNSPYAILSTPEVAGENNRAFGLYRSFGFMDILRNFLFRGDERPFAVLYLRLEKSTTEKSPEY
- the rsmH gene encoding 16S rRNA (cytosine(1402)-N(4))-methyltransferase RsmH; this encodes MHGHVPVLRDRVTELIADPVREMGDKAVIVDGTLGAGGHAEFFLRSFPKACVIGLDRDRLAAEGAQERLATYGERFGFYHTRFDGLGTAIETGEGEPFERARTYGVSGALFDLGVSSMQLDQTERGFAYKTDAPLDMRMDPSQGITAAEVLNTYSHGDLARVLKTYGDERFAGKIASAVLREREKEPFTTSARLVELLYATIPAATRRHGGHPAKRTFQALRVEVNAELDSLERVIPMIADELTVGGRVVFMSYQSLEDKIVKRQLAEMTKSQSPPGLPMELPGTAPKFRLVTRGAEKATAQEVEDNPRAAPVRVRAMERIGR